Genomic window (Luteibacter yeojuensis):
GCGCGGAACGCTCGCGAAGCTGGGTGGCGATCGTCGCCAGCGGATCCTCCGACGAGAGGATGTCCGCCCGCGCGACAAGGATGTGCGTGCGGCGTTGCGGCGCAGCGAAGGCTTCCGCTGCCGAATGCAGCCGCGCGAGCATGCTTCCCGCCGCGAACGCGTGGCCCTCGCCACCGATCGGCGACCATGAAAACGCGTCCCGGTAAATGTCGACGCCCCGCGCGGGTTCGTGCAGCTCGTAGACCCAGTCTTCCGCGCCGAACACGGTGCTGCCGTCGGGGTCGTGAAGGATGCGCGGCACGGGCACGCCGGCTTCGCGAAGAAACGCGGCGAAGCGATGCTCCTCCAACAGCGTGCCTTCGTCGCGCACGCTGCGATGATGGCGCTTGACGAAGACCCGCCCTTTACCGGTCGTCGCCAGCGCGGCCGCCGACAAGGGTCTCGGACTGCGCCAATCGATGGAGCGAAGTTCACCCGACGAGGGCACGCGCGCGATCGCGGCGGCCACTTCTTCCCACGTCAACGGCGGCCAGTCCGGCTCGAGATGGTCGCCTGCAAGGCCGTGCGCGAAATGGCCGTCGTTGGTCATCGTCGGTTCCGAGGCCTCGCGTCTACCGCCGGAGTTGACGGATCATCCCTTCGGCGGTCCAGGCACCGAGGCAGCCGCCGGCGATGCGGGCGGTCTGCTCCTCGTCGTGCGTGCGCTCGAGGCTGGCGCAGATCTCGCCGAAGCTGGCGCCGGCAAGGGCGAGGTCCAGGCAGGTGGATTCGTCGGCGGTCATGCTGGCGAAGCGTGGCGACAGGCCCTGCCGCCATACCCGGGCGCCGACGCCGGCATCGACGATCACCACCGGCGGCGGCGGTGTCTCGTCGGCCAGGGCGCGCCAGATGGCGACCGCGTTGCTGAGCATGGGGCGGAAGCGCAGCGTCGGGACGAACTCGATCTCCACACGGTCCCAATCGTCGGCGACGAGGTCGCGGACTTCCATGGGTTGCGCGTCGGCACCCGAGAACGCACGGCGCAGGTGCCAGTCCAGCCAGGCCAGTTCACCCACCTCGACATCCGCGGGATAGGCGTTCTCCAGCCACTGGACGAATTGTTCGCCGTACGCGTCCAGGGTCCACGACGACGGCGTATGACGGTCGATGTAGCGCGACGCATTGGCATCGAAGGCATCGTCGCCGAGCCAGAGCACCGTCTTCTCGTAGGTATCGCGCAGGCAGGCGAGAAGCTGCGCGCGATAGTTGTTCGCATAGACGGCCATGCCGCGCGCATCGACGCCCAAGGGGACGGCGCCCGTCGCGAGCGAGACGGCGAAGACACGCTGTCGTTCCCTGAGGTTCATGCGGCGCGGGGACGCGAGTCGCGTGCAAGGGAGCGCGCATGCGCGAGCTCGGCCAGCAGGTCCGCAAGCGGCGGAATGTGATCGTCGCGTTCGATCATCACCGCGACGTCGCCCAGGCGTTCGGCGAAGCGTGCGTAGAGATCCCACACCGGATCGCATACGGGCGAATCGTGCGTATCGATCAGCATGTCGCGCCCCTGGCTGTGCCCGGCAAGGTGGAGCTGCAACACGCGGTCGAGGGGCAGGTGCCGCATCCAGTCGTCGGGGTCGAAGCCGTGGTTCGTCGCACTGACGTAGATGTTGTTCACGTCGAGCAGGAGGTAGCAGCCGGTGCGGGCGCACAGTTCGGCGAGGAAGGCCGCCTCGCTCATGGCCGCGTCCGGAAACGCGAGGTACGTGGACGGATTCTCCAGCACCAGCGGCCGCCCGAGGGCATCCTGTGCGGCATGCACGTTGGACGCGACGAGATCGAGCGCCTCCTCCGTGTAGGGCAGCGGCAGCAGGTCGTGTGAATTGAATCCTTCCACGCCCGTCCAGCAGAGGTGGTCCGACACCCACAGCGGCTCGATACGGTCCGCCAGACGGCGCAGCCGGGCAAGGTAATCCGCATCGACGCCGTCGCTCGAACCGATGTTCATCGAGACGCCATGCAGGGCCACGGGATAACGCTCGCGAATACCGGCGAGCACGTCGAGCGGCTTGCCGCCGTCGACCATGAAATTCTCGGAGATGACCTCGAGGAAATCGACGGGCTGCGCCGCTTCGAGGAAATCGTCGTAATGCGGGATGCGCAGGCCTAGCCCAAAGCCGGACAACGGTGTCGGTACAGGGTGGGACATGCGTCGCTCCAGGCAAACGACCCGGCCGCCCCAGGGGGCAACCGGGCCACGGGACTTACTTTTCGGTCTCGCTGCCGCCCTGGGCCTTGCATTCCTTCGCGGAGACTGCCTTGAAGCCCTGGCCCTTGCAGCTGTTCATGCCCTTGCACGAGTTGTGGGCCGACTTGCAGTCGGACGTGCCCTTGCAGGTGTTGATGCCGTAGCAATGCACCGTCTTCGCGGCGCCCTGCTCAGCGGCCTGGGCCGGGGCCGAGATCGCGGCGACCGAAACGGCAAAGATGGCGGCGGCGGCGGCGATGCTATGGGTGGCGGTATGCATGTTCGTTCTCCGTGACAGGATGATTTGCCGGAATGGCATTGTCAGGTTCGCCGGGCCGGGCCGGCCGGTTACAGGAGGATACCCTCTCCTCCACTGTTTTTTCGATCAACGGATACCGAAGAGCCGGTCGAGCGAAAGACGCCCGCCGCCCCGGCCGATGAGGTAGAGGAGGATCGCGGCCCAGGAAAGGTGGGTGGGCCATGCGTCGGGATAGACGAAGATCTCGATGATGGTGGTCATGCCGAGCAGCACGAACGCCGAGAAGCGCGTGGCCAGACCCAGCACCAGCAGGATCGGGACGAAGGTCTCCACGCTGGCCGACATATGGGCCGCGATCTCCGGCGGAACCAGCGGCAGGCGGTATTCGGTGCGGAACAGTTCGTAGGTTCCCTCGGTGACGGTGAGGAACCCTTCCACCTTCGTGCGGCCGGACTGGAAGAAGATGGCGGCGATGGACAGTCGTCCCGCCAGTGCGAGCAGGTCGTGGCCGATCCATCGCTCGAGACTTCCGGCGAATGCGTTCCAGCGGCTGCGCAAGGTGGGACGTGAGGTCGTGACAACGGTGGATGCCATGGCGGGCTCCTTCATGACGTGGCGAATGCGCCGGACTGGAGGAGCCCGGAAAGAATGAGGTCGATGCGTGCATCGGGATGCGCTTCCGCCACCGCGAGCGTCGCTTCCCCGAGCGTCGCGCCCGCTTCGCATGCTTCGAGCAGTGCGATATCCGCCGCCCCCGCGGGCAGGACGCGGACGTCGTGCCCCACGCGTACCACGACAGCGTATTCGGGATCCCAGGCAAGGGCGTCGTCGACCGGCTCGCCCTGGCGACTGGCTTGCCAGATGGTGCGCGCGGGCAACGCCGAGGCGAACCCGCGTGTCGCGGGATGGAGCCGCGGGCGCATGCCGGCGAGCGCCTGGGGAGCGAGCGACGCGAGGTGCCTTGTCCCGAGCGCGGTGGCGTCGGCGGCGTGAAGGCTTTCCGACCACAGGCGATCGAGACGGGCGACGTCGGCAAGGTATGGCAGCGCGGCGGCCGGCTCGAAACCGGCAAGGAAAGCCGGGAACGCTTCGCCGTACGTGGCGAGCCGCGCGTCGCGAGGCGGCTCGTCCGCGACATGCACCGCGGCGGCGGCGCGGAACCAGTCGCGCCCGACGAGGCATGCCACGGCCGGGAAATTGGCTTCCAGCGCGTCGAGGCACGCCCGCATCACGGTATTGCGATAGATCGCGAAGGCGGGCCTGCCGGCCGGGCCGAAAAGCGACGTCTCGTCGAACAGGGCACCGGCGAAATCCCGCTGGAACGATGCAAGGCCGCTCATGCCGCCATCCGGCATTCGGCGAGCAGGGCGTTCGCGCGGAGGCATTCCTCATGCAGCGTCTCGAACGGCGGCACGTTGCCGTCCCGCTCGATGAGCGTCGGGCGCGGACCGTCGAGTGCCAGGACGTAGCGGTACAGTTCCCACACCGGTTCGGCGACCGGGGCATCGTGCGAGTCCACCAGCAGGCCGCCGGCCACGCCGTCGTCGACGCCATGACCCGCGAGGTGGATCTCCGTGACCGAACGCAGCGGGAAACGGTCCAGGTAGGCGCGCGCATCGACACCGAGGTTGTGCGCGCTCACGTGGACGTTGTTGATGTCGAGGAGCAGGCCGCAGCCGCTTCGGCGCACCAGCTCCGCAAGAAAGTCGGTTTCGCTCCAGTCGTGCCCCTCGAGCGAAAGGTAATGGGAAGGATTTTCCAGCGAAAGCTTCCGCCCGAGCGCGTCCTGGCTGCGCTGCACATTTTCCACGACGCGGGCGAGCGCTTCATGGCTGCGGGGGAACGGGAGGAGGTCCGGGAGATAGGCCCCACCCCATGCCGACCATGCAAGGTGTTCGGATACCAGCACGGGTTTCACGCGGTCGACGAGCCGGCGCAACCGGCGCAGGTGCGCCGGATCGGGTGGCGCCGCGGCGGCCAGCGAAAGCGATACGCCATGGAGCGACACGGGATGTCGCTCCGCCAGCGCATCCAGCATGGCCGGATGCGGACCGCCCTCGGCCAGGTAGTTCTCCGGATGAACCTCGAACCACAGCCCCGCCGACGCACACTCCAGCGCGCCGTCGATGTGCTGCGGTTTGAAGCTCAGGCCGGCGGCGAGCGGTCCGCGCACGGCGTCAGCCTGCTTTCGTCAGCGAGCCGTTGCCGTGGGGCGTCTTGATCGAGGTGCAGGTGCCGGCCGGAACCAGCTTCCACGCATTCTTCTGGTAATCGGCCTTCGCCGTGCCGGCGCAGGTGGTGCCGGGGCCGGCGGCGCAATCGTTCTGGCCCGCCTTGGCGACGCCCCAGCATTTCTCCATGGCGGGCTTCGCGGCGCCCTGCGCTTCGCCGGCGTGGGCGACACCGCCGACCAGGGCGGCAAGGGTAAGGGCGAGCGTGGCGGCGTGACGGTTCATAGGGTGGCTCCTTCGCGGATGGCGGACGGGAAGTCCGGGTCGTGAAAGGGTTCGTCGGCCGAGCCGGTCTGGTTACAGGAGCGCTGGTGTAACCGGACGGTACGCCCGGACGAACCAGAGCGCATGAACATCCAAGCGTCGCCATGGTTCCTGGTGTTACCGGCATCGCGGCACGTTCCCATACGTCCAGGTTATTGCGATGTCGGACCCAGCAAGGCTAAATCCCTCCCGATGAAAAATCGGCAGGTCAGCGCGGAGGTCGCGGAAGGACACCTGGTGGGTCGATCGCCCGCCGAGGTGGAAATGCGCGCGTGTTTCATTGCCGGCCTCGCCGGCGACGCGACGCGCTACCGCGACTTCCTCGACGGCCTCTCGGGCCACCTGCGCGCCTATCTCCGCCGGCGCCTGCCCCGCGCGCAGGCGGATGTCGAGGATATCCTGCAGGAAACCCTGCTGGCCGTGCATAATGCGCGGCACACGTATCGTACGGAGCAGCCGCTCACCGCCTGGGTCCATGCGATCGCCCGCTACAAGTTGATGGATTTCTTCCGAGCCCATTCGCGCCGCGAGGCATTGCACGACCCTTTCGAGGATGACGGCGGCCTGTTCGTCGCATCCGATGTCGAACCGACGGACGCGCGACGCGATGTCGGCATGTTGCTCGAGGCCCTGCCCGACCGCCACCGCCTGCCGATCCAGCTCGTGAAGCTGGAGGGGTTGTCCGTGGCCGAGGCCGCGCAACGCTGCGGCATGTCGGAATCGGCGGTGAAGGTCGGCGTGCACCGGGGCCTGAAGGCGCTGGCCGTGCGGATCCGGGGGCAGTCATGAAGACCGACGACCTCATCGCGATGCTCGCGACGCAGGCGCCCCCGGTGGACCGCCGTGCCCCCGTTCGCCGCTTCGCCCTCGCCTGGGTGACCGGTTTCGTGGCGGCCCTGCTGCTGATGGTGCTGTTGCTGGGGGTCCGGCCGGACATCGAGAACGCCATGACCATGCCGACCTTCTGGTTCCGGCTGGGCTATGCCAGCGCCATCGCGGCCGCGGCCCTCTGGGTCACCTCGCGGCTCGCCCGGCCGGGTGTGCGCGTCGGCGGGGCATGGGCGGTGCTGGCCGTACCGGTGGCGGTGGGCTGGGTGGCCATGGGCTGGGTCCTGGCCCATGCGGCGCCGGGCACCCACCTGCCGCTGATCCTGGGCCATACCTGGCGTGTCTGCCCCCTCCTCATCGCCACCCTGGCCATGCCGGCCTTCGTGGCCATGCTGTGGGCCGTCCGCGGGATGGCGCCGGTGCGGCCGCGGCTGGCCGGCGCGGCGGTCGGCCTTCTGTCGGGCGCCACGGGCACGGTGGCCTACTGCCTGCACTGCCCGGAAATGGCGCCGCCGTTCTGGTCCACGTGGTACCTGCTGGGCATGCTCATCCCCGCCGCCCTCGGCGTCGTGGTCGGCCCACGCGCCTTGCGTTGGTAAGCGGAAGGAAAATCCGGGCGCTTATTCGGCAAATCCTCCAAAACGCCATTCAGTCGATGGCGGAGCGGTCGCTATACCTTCAGACTACACACGCGGTCGGGGCATTCTGGGTACCACCCAGGCCTCCACCATCGGTGCCAGTGGATGAAGTGCCTCGTCATCGCTGGCCAATCAGCTTGGGACGCAGGACAGAGGGGGCCGAAACGTGGGCAGAACGAACAGGGATCCGTTGGTCTGGGGGCGCTACCTTGCCGTGGCGGGGGCGTATGCCGCCTGCTACGAGCTGACCCGCTACTTTTCGTTCTCCCATTGGATGCTGCCTGCCGGGCTTCGCCTGGGCTGTCTCCTTCTTGTCCCGAGGCGGTTCTGGCCGGCCCTGGCCGTGGGCGAGGCACTGCCCGTGGCCGAAATGGCCTTCCTCCATGTTTCCGTCTTCGGCCTCGCGTGGTCGCTGGCCGCCTCCGTGCCACCCATCGTCTTCTGCATGCCCGTCGTGGCCTGGATGCGCCGTCGTGCGCCGCTGGTGCTGGACGACGGGCAGATCAACATGAGCCTGATCGTCGCCGTCGCCCTCCTCTGCGCGGCGGTCACTTCCGCCGAGAACTCGGCGGTGCTGACGACGATGGTCATGAGCGACGGTTC
Coding sequences:
- a CDS encoding phosphotransferase enzyme family protein, translated to MTNDGHFAHGLAGDHLEPDWPPLTWEEVAAAIARVPSSGELRSIDWRSPRPLSAAALATTGKGRVFVKRHHRSVRDEGTLLEEHRFAAFLREAGVPVPRILHDPDGSTVFGAEDWVYELHEPARGVDIYRDAFSWSPIGGEGHAFAAGSMLARLHSAAEAFAAPQRRTHILVARADILSSEDPLATIATQLRERSALARYLGERDWRDEIGAAIAPWHTRVAGALAGQPRLWTHGDWHVSNLCWSGPEDDARIVDVLDFGLCAATFALFDLATAIERNAIAWLEVEREDIARHELALAIVAGYRSVRPLDAEALDVLANLLPIVHLDFALSEVEYFEGVTRRRDHADVAYHTFLRGHAAWFAGPHGLALLEAIRSAA
- a CDS encoding DNA-binding domain-containing protein, coding for MNLRERQRVFAVSLATGAVPLGVDARGMAVYANNYRAQLLACLRDTYEKTVLWLGDDAFDANASRYIDRHTPSSWTLDAYGEQFVQWLENAYPADVEVGELAWLDWHLRRAFSGADAQPMEVRDLVADDWDRVEIEFVPTLRFRPMLSNAVAIWRALADETPPPPVVIVDAGVGARVWRQGLSPRFASMTADESTCLDLALAGASFGEICASLERTHDEEQTARIAGGCLGAWTAEGMIRQLRR
- a CDS encoding DUF692 domain-containing protein; amino-acid sequence: MSHPVPTPLSGFGLGLRIPHYDDFLEAAQPVDFLEVISENFMVDGGKPLDVLAGIRERYPVALHGVSMNIGSSDGVDADYLARLRRLADRIEPLWVSDHLCWTGVEGFNSHDLLPLPYTEEALDLVASNVHAAQDALGRPLVLENPSTYLAFPDAAMSEAAFLAELCARTGCYLLLDVNNIYVSATNHGFDPDDWMRHLPLDRVLQLHLAGHSQGRDMLIDTHDSPVCDPVWDLYARFAERLGDVAVMIERDDHIPPLADLLAELAHARSLARDSRPRAA
- a CDS encoding DoxX family protein — encoded protein: MASTVVTTSRPTLRSRWNAFAGSLERWIGHDLLALAGRLSIAAIFFQSGRTKVEGFLTVTEGTYELFRTEYRLPLVPPEIAAHMSASVETFVPILLVLGLATRFSAFVLLGMTTIIEIFVYPDAWPTHLSWAAILLYLIGRGGGRLSLDRLFGIR
- a CDS encoding DNA-binding domain-containing protein, which translates into the protein MSGLASFQRDFAGALFDETSLFGPAGRPAFAIYRNTVMRACLDALEANFPAVACLVGRDWFRAAAAVHVADEPPRDARLATYGEAFPAFLAGFEPAAALPYLADVARLDRLWSESLHAADATALGTRHLASLAPQALAGMRPRLHPATRGFASALPARTIWQASRQGEPVDDALAWDPEYAVVVRVGHDVRVLPAGAADIALLEACEAGATLGEATLAVAEAHPDARIDLILSGLLQSGAFATS
- a CDS encoding DUF692 family multinuclear iron-containing protein, which encodes MRGPLAAGLSFKPQHIDGALECASAGLWFEVHPENYLAEGGPHPAMLDALAERHPVSLHGVSLSLAAAAPPDPAHLRRLRRLVDRVKPVLVSEHLAWSAWGGAYLPDLLPFPRSHEALARVVENVQRSQDALGRKLSLENPSHYLSLEGHDWSETDFLAELVRRSGCGLLLDINNVHVSAHNLGVDARAYLDRFPLRSVTEIHLAGHGVDDGVAGGLLVDSHDAPVAEPVWELYRYVLALDGPRPTLIERDGNVPPFETLHEECLRANALLAECRMAA
- a CDS encoding DUF2282 domain-containing protein, with protein sequence MNRHAATLALTLAALVGGVAHAGEAQGAAKPAMEKCWGVAKAGQNDCAAGPGTTCAGTAKADYQKNAWKLVPAGTCTSIKTPHGNGSLTKAG
- a CDS encoding sigma-70 family RNA polymerase sigma factor; protein product: MKNRQVSAEVAEGHLVGRSPAEVEMRACFIAGLAGDATRYRDFLDGLSGHLRAYLRRRLPRAQADVEDILQETLLAVHNARHTYRTEQPLTAWVHAIARYKLMDFFRAHSRREALHDPFEDDGGLFVASDVEPTDARRDVGMLLEALPDRHRLPIQLVKLEGLSVAEAAQRCGMSESAVKVGVHRGLKALAVRIRGQS
- a CDS encoding NrsF family protein — its product is MKTDDLIAMLATQAPPVDRRAPVRRFALAWVTGFVAALLLMVLLLGVRPDIENAMTMPTFWFRLGYASAIAAAALWVTSRLARPGVRVGGAWAVLAVPVAVGWVAMGWVLAHAAPGTHLPLILGHTWRVCPLLIATLAMPAFVAMLWAVRGMAPVRPRLAGAAVGLLSGATGTVAYCLHCPEMAPPFWSTWYLLGMLIPAALGVVVGPRALRW